In Raphanus sativus cultivar WK10039 chromosome 5, ASM80110v3, whole genome shotgun sequence, the following proteins share a genomic window:
- the LOC108832225 gene encoding transcription factor bHLH93, with protein MVSKEYKRDSSLREKFQLLRSITNSHADSETSILEDASKYIKNLEHKVENINNETTSEQYFCDPTDPMVTVDTLEKGFMIKIMSGKNEPGMLVCVLEAFEDLGLEVVEARVSCTDSFSLHAIGISNNDDGESMDAEAVKQAVAVAVRTCSDSHDPRE; from the exons ATGGTTTCGAAGGAATACAAGAGAGATTCCTCTCTGCGTGAGAAGTTTCAATTGCTTCGCTCAATCACTAACTCACATGCT GATAGCGAAACATCGATCTTAGAGGATGCatcaaaatatatcaaaaatctTGAGCATAAAGTCGAAAATATCAACAATGAGACCACGTCTGAGCAATATTTCTGTGATCCTACCGATCCTATg GTTACAGTGGACACCCTAGAGAAGGGATTCATGATAAAGATAATGTCAGGTAAGAATGAGCCAGGAATGTTGGTCTGTGTTCTTGAAGCCTTTGAAGATCTTGGACTCGAGGTTGTTGAAGCTAGGGTTTCATGTACGGACTCATTTAGCTTGCATGCCATTGGAATATCAAAT AATGATGATGGTGAAAGCATGGATGCTGAAGCAGTGAAACAGGCAGTTGCAGTAGCAGTCAGGACCTGTAGTGATAGCCATGATCCAAGAGAGTAA
- the LOC108832223 gene encoding copper transport protein CCH — MSQTVVLKVGMSCQGCVGAVNRVLGKMEGVESFDIDIKEQKVTVKGNVEPEAVFQTVSKTGKKTSYWPVEAEAATESKTETETKTEAKVDATADVEPKLAEAETKPSQV, encoded by the exons ATGTCTCAG ACCGTTGTCCTCAAAGTTGGTATGTCATGCCAAGGCTGCGTTGGTGCCGTCAATAGAGTCTTGGGGAAAATGGAAG GGGTTGAGTCTTTTGACATTGATATAAAGGAGCAAAAGGTGACAGTGAAAGGTAATGTTGAACCTGAAGCAGTTTTTCAAACGGTTTCAAAGACTGGAAAGAAGACTTCTTACTGGCCTGTGGAGGCTGAGGCTGCGACTGAGAGTAAAACCGAGACTGAGACTAAGACTGAGGCTAAGGTTGATGCAACGGCTGATGTTGAGCCAAAACTCGCTGAAGCTGAGACTAAGCCATCACAAGTTTAA
- the LOC108832224 gene encoding BTB/POZ domain-containing protein At3g56230, with product MDCSICTTMPSILRPPRNTICGSCYDGARTIMSLLKKLEGSNEVQDHVKLTENSTVNNGSSLFSSPLFSREPQPLQKVIKWMQNMKETEEEQKKRIVFLSSFVSGFKEELHTDILLKPGDDGPPVPAHRALLASKSEIFKNILDSDECKTAPESITLQELNLEELQALLEFLYTGTLASDKLEKHVYALFVAADKYMIHYLQEFCEQHMLSSLEISSVLDVLDVSDLGSSKTLKEAALGFVVRNMDDIVFTDKYEEFSQKNQHLCVQITRAFLMETRNKRRD from the exons atgGATTGCTCAATTTGCACCACAATGCCCTCTATTCTACGACCACCGAGAAACACGATATGCGGATCATGCTACGACGGAGCTCGAACCATTATGTCGTTGCTCAAGAAGCTTGAGGGCTCGAACGAAGTTCAAGATCATGTTAAATTGACCGAGAATTCCACCGTCAACAATGGCtcctctcttttttcttctcctttgtTTTCTCGTGAG CCGCAACCATTACAAAAAGTGATCAAATGGATGCAAAACATGAAAGAAACTGAAGAGGAACAGAAGAAGAGAATAGTCTTCTTGAGTAGCTTTGTTTCGGGATTCAAAGAAGAGCTTCATACTGATATTCTTCTAAAACCTGGCGATGATGGACCTCCTGTTCCTGCACATAGAGCTTTGTTG GCTTCAAAATCCGAGATCTTTAAGAATATTTTAGATTCAGACGAATGCAAAACTGCTCCAGAATCCATAACACTCCAAGAACTAAACTTAGAGGAACTTCAAGCTCTCTTGGAGTTTCTATACACCGGCACATTGGCTTCAGACAAGTTGGAGAAGCATGTATATGCCTTGTTTGTTGCAGCCGATAAGTATATGATTCATTACTTGCAAGAGTTCTGCGAGCAGCATATGCTTAGTTCCTTGGAAATATCTAGCGTTCTTGATGTTCTTGATGTCTCGGATCTTGGTTCGAGCAAGACCTTGAAGGAAGCTGCTCTAGGGTTCGTGGTGCGAAACATGGACGACATTGTTTTCACAGACAAATACGAAGAATTTTCTCAGAAAAACCAGCATTTATGCGTTCAAATTACTAGGGCGTTCTTGATGGAAACGAGAAACAAGAGACGTGACTAA